One part of the Ziziphus jujuba cultivar Dongzao chromosome 2, ASM3175591v1 genome encodes these proteins:
- the LOC112491635 gene encoding uncharacterized protein LOC112491635, which produces MELPIPNKLEKLWDLWDIRLSVLLSLLLQVFLVLFAPFRQRSRNCFLLMLIWSAYLIADWIAAVTIGLITKSQNDSRVKPKQNEDVLAFWASFLLLHLGGPDSITSFALEDNEFWLRHLFGLLLQVLGAGYSFFLTLPKNQLWIPTILVFVVGTIKYAERTFALYLASLDCFGSTTLPKPYPGPDYEEAVAIYSTTRSVEVPEQTEVTMAPNLGNYRDRKFAIHLQPNLESDQVELMGLAHSLFENFKGLIVGFLLSSKYRESSRDFFLQTKPEVSFRLIEYELSFMYQALHTKMDVVQTKAGRVFRLISLFFLVVAFMSFQFLVDKDKFKKFELILTYCLLTGAIVLDIFSGIKLIFSDLVLIAHKNWKKYIPDCFLQRRRWSNSVSLYNMIAYCVDWRWLWKSKYLFPDFIRSMLDKLKMMKFSSSDKIIEDLTSFIFEELKNKSSNAKTLSEAMEKCSQRGDGALFGTSSYIKLKWSISEFQYGESLLLWHLATELCYQATEKKSNPEKDDQKKESRSSRTICKILSDYMFYLLVMKPAMLAPVLGNWQIVFQDTFEEAERYLGKYSISSHAEACKRLINVKTKFRPAAVKGIRSKSVLFDACILAQQLQHLEEELEENQWVLMSKVWVELMCYGAINCRPIVHAQQPSKGGELLTFTWLLMNHLGLGLQFNEQDMHAGTRLVAVK; this is translated from the coding sequence ATGGAGCTACCCATTCCCAACAAGCTCGAGAAGCTCTGGGATTTATGGGACATACGGCTCAGCGTTCTGTTAAGCCTCTTACTACAAGTTTTCTTGGTACTATTCGCACCCTTTAGGCAAAGAAGCAGAAACTGTTTCCTTCTCATGTTGATCTGGTCCGCATATTTGATCGCCGACTGGATTGCTGCTGTTACAATCGGACTCATCACCAAAAGCCAGAATGATTCCCGAGTCAAGCCAAAACAAAATGAGGACGTTTTGGCATTCTgggcttcttttcttttgcttcatCTCGGTGGCCCTGATAGCATTACCTCTTTTGCTCTTGAGGATAATGAGTTCTGGCTCAGACATTTGTTTGGACTTCTTTTGCAGGTTTTGGGTGCTGGTTATAGCTTTTTTCTAACACTTCCTAAGAACCAGCTATGGATTCCTACCATTCTAGTCTTCGTAGTTGGAACTATCAAATATGCAGAGAGAACGTTTGCTCTGTATCTTGCAAGCTTGGACTGCTTCGGATCCACTACATTGCCTAAGCCATATCCAGGTCCTGACTACGAAGAGGCCGTCGCAATTTACTCCACAACAAGGTCTGTAGAAGTTCCGGAGCAAACAGAGGTTACCATGGCGCCAAACCTTGGTAATTACAGAGACCGTAAGTTTGCTATTCATCTACAACCAAATTTGGAATCCGATCAAGTGGAACTAATGGGGCTTGCGCATTCCCTCTTCGAGAACTTCAAGGGACTTATTGTTGGCTTCCTTCTGAGCTCCAAATATCGAGAATCAAGCCGGGATTTCTTTCTCCAAACAAAGCCTGAGGTCAGTTTTAGATTGATAGAGTACGAGCTTAGCTTCATGTACCAAGCTCTCCACACAAAAATGGATGTGGTACAAACCAAAGCTGGGCGCGTCTTTCGGTTGATAAGCTTGTTTTTCTTGGTTGTTGCCTTTATGTCGTTCCAGTTTTTAGTTGATAAGGATAAGTTTAAAAAATTCGAACTCATCCTTACTTATTGCTTGCTTACTGGAGCTATAGTTCTTGATATTTTCTCTGGAATTAAGCTCATTTTCTCTGACCTTGTCCTTATTGCCCACAAGAACTGGAAAAAGTACATTCCAGATTGCTTTTTGCAAAGAAGAAGGTGGTCTAATTCGGTTTCTCTGTATAATATGATAGCATATTGCGTAGATTGGCGTTGGTTATGGAAATCGAAGTACCTGTTTCCTGACTTTATTAGAAGCATGCTAGACAAGTTGAAAATGATGAAATTTTCATCGTCGGATAAAATCATTGAGGATCTCACAAGCTTTATCTTTGAAGAGCTGAAAAACAAATCTTCAAACGCAAAGACTTTAAGCGAAGCCATGGAGAAGTGTTCACAAAGAGGGGATGGTGCTCTGTTTGGTACTTCAAGCTATATCAAGCTCAAATGGAGCATCAGCGAATTTCAGTACGGTGAAAGCCTTCTCCTTTGGCATTTAGCTACTGAACTTTGCTATCAGGCTACGGAAAAGAAATCAAACCCAGAAAAAGATGATCAGAAAAAGGAATCAAGAAGTAGTAGAACAATCTGCAAAATCCTATCAGATTATATGTTTTATCTTCTGGTAATGAAGCCAGCAATGCTAGCACCAGTTTTGGGCAATTGGCAGATAGTATTTCAGGATACTTTTGAAGAGGCCGAAAGATACTTGGGCAAATACTCAATATCAAGTCACGCAGAAGCCTGTAAACGTTTGATTaatgtaaaaacaaaattcagGCCAGCTGCAGTGAAAGGAATAAGAAGCAAATCAGTGCTGTTTGATGCATGTATACTTGCTCAGCAACTCCAACATTTGGAAGAAGAATTGGAGGAAAACCAGTGGGTGCTAATGAGCAAGGTTTGGGTGGAACTAATGTGTTATGGTGCAATTAATTGCAGACCAATTGTACATGCACAGCAACCGAGTAAGGGTGGAGAGCTTCTGACTTTCACTTGGTTGCTCATGAATCATTTGGGTTTGGGTTTACAGTTCAATGAGCAGGACATGCATGCAGGAACCAGACTTGTAGCTGTAAAGTGA
- the LOC107417559 gene encoding DNA topoisomerase 2 isoform X2: MAVDKKRPLQSSNNVNMAPPPLATTGGGNGPAKTIEEMYQKKSQLEHILLRPDTYIGSIEKHTQTLWVYQNDEMVHRSVTYVPGLYKIFDEILVNAADNKQRDPSMDSLKVIIDVEQNCISVYNNGDGVPVEIHQEEKVYVPELIFGHLLTSSNYDDTVKKTTGGRNGYGAKLTNIFSTEFLIETADGKRQKKYKQVFSDNMGKKSEPVITKCKEGENWTKVTFKPDLGKFNMTHLEDDVVALMKKRVIDMAGCLGKTVKVELNGRRVPVKTFLDYVDLYLQSARKSRDVTLPRITERVNDRWEICVSLSDGQFQQVSFVNSIATIKGGTHVDYITNQITNHVMNVVNKKNKNANVKAHNVKNYLWVFVSALIDNPAFDSQTKETLTIRPSSFGSKCELPPEFLKKVAKSGIVDSLLSWANFKNNKDLKKTDGTKTERVHNINKLEDANEAGGRNSDKCTLILTEGDSAKALAMAGLSVVGRDRYGVFPLRGKLLNVREASSNQVRDNEEIKNIKRILGLQQDKEYTNVKSLRYGHLMIMTDQDHDGSHIKGLLINFIHSFWPSLLKVPSFLVEFITPIVKATHKNGKELAFYTMPQYESWRESLRGNASGWSIKYYKGLGTSTSKEGREYFQSLDKHRKDFLWVDDQDGAAIELAFSKKKIEERKNWLRQFEPGTHLDQKEKLIKYSDFVHKELILFSVADLQRSIPSMVDGLKPGQRKILFCSFKRNFFKEAKVAQFSGYVSEHSAYHHGEQSLASTIIGMAQDYVGSNNINLLQPNGQFGTRNLGGKDHASARYIFTRLSPITRFLFPKDDDKLLDYLNEDGQTIEPTWYVPIIPTVLVNGSEGIGTGWSSYIPNYNPRDIVANIRRLLNGHSMVPMDPWYRGFKGTIEKTVKEAGVSYTISGILEEVNETTIRITELPIRKWTQDYKEFLESISQGNDKAKDPFIEGFTQHSDHITVDILVHMPEENLVAAKQEGLLKKFKLTTTISTSNMHLFDAKGVIKKYDTPEQILEEFFHLRLEFYEKRKQVLLDNLEMELLKLENKVRFILGVVNGEIIVSNRKRADLFLELQQKGFTPFPKKAKSVEPEVAGATDYTEETEDNSNPDGVRISDYEYLLSMAIGTLTLEKVQALCAERDKLNGEVDDLRKATPKSLWEKDLDALDKELDELDKNDAQAEDARKKLKSQLNPAAVTKFAKAPKNPRKYNKKANNAEAVVEMMETTSSSTMEMEKAPEVVKPKGRAVSRKAPTKKEKPAVILDDDDDDDEVLELKERLAAYNLESSPDRPADMESEAPQVPVQKKEPTKRAAAQKKASVNLTTISDDEDENFDEDFELETGAAAKKKGGRKAAANTKASKPNAAAAKRGAANKQPRTLGQRLVTEMLKPAETSGISPEKKVRKMRASPFNKKSSSMLGRVANEDDEATGSEDMSVSPPPTFDDTEEGMEVPATRARPQRANRTQARYVVSDSESEVGTEDSDFDENEE, encoded by the exons ATGGCCGTCGACAAGAAACGTCCGCTGCAGAGCAGCAACAACGTCAACATGGCCCCACCACCACTGGCCACCACCGGAGGAGGAAATGGACCAGCCAAAACCATCGAGGAAATGTACCAGAAGAAGAGCCAGCTGGAGCATATCCTGCTCCGACCCGATACCTACATCGGATCCATCGAGAAACACACCCAGACTCTCTGGGTCTACCAAAACGACGAGATGGTCCACCGTTCCGTCACCTACGTCCCTGGTCTCTACAAGATCTTCGACGAGATCTTGGTCAACGCCGCCGATAACAAGCAGAGAGATCCTTCTATGGACTCCCTCAAGGTCATCATCGACGTGGAGCAGAACTGTATCAGCGTCTACAACAATGGTGATGGGGTTCCGGTGGAGATCCACCAGGAGGAAAAGGTTTATGTCCCGGAGTTGATCTTCGGGCACCTTTTGACGAGTAGTAATTACGATGATACGGTAAAGAAAACTACTGGTGGAAGGAATGGGTACGGTGCGAAGCTCACGAATATTTTCTCGACGGAGTTTCTGATCGAGACCGCTGATGGAAAGCGCCAGAAGAAGTATAAGCAG GTGTTCTCTGATAACATGGGGAAGAAATCGGAGCCGGTGATCACCAAGTGCAAGGAGGGTGAGAACTGGACCAAAGTGACGTTTAAGCCTGATTTAGGGAAATTTAACATGACCCACCTTGAAGATGATGTGGTTGCTCTGATGAAGAAGAGAGTGATTGACATGGCTGGATGTCTTGGAAAGACTGTGAAGGTCGAACTGAATGGACGTCGAGTGCCTGTTAAGACATTTCTTGACTATGTTGACCTTTACTTACAGTCTGCTCGTAAATCTAGAGATGTTACTCTCCCAAG GATTACAGAGAGGGTTAATGACAGATGGGAGATTTGTGTAAGTCTTAGTGATGGGCAGTTTCAACAG GTTAGCTTTGTAAATTCGATTGCCACAATTAAAGGTGGCACACATGTTGACTACATTACAAATCAGATCACAAACCATGTTATGAATGTTGTGAATAAGAAGAACAAGAATGCCAACGTCAAAGCTCATAATGTGAAGAACTATCTTTGGGTTTTTGTCAGTGCCCTTATTGACAACCCTGCTTTTGATTCTCAAACTAAAGAAACTCTGACTATTCGCCCAAGCAGTTTTGGTTCGAAATGTGAACTTCCACCAGAATTCTTAAAGAAAG TTGCAAAGTCTGGAATCGTGGATAGTCTTCTATCATGGGCGAATTTCAAGAATAATAAGGATCTAAAGAAGACAGATGGAACAAAAACAGAGAGGGTGCATAATATCAATAAGCTTGAGGATGCCAATGAAGCTGGGGGGAGGAATTCTGATAAATGCACCTTGATATTGACAGAAGGAGATTCAGCCAAGGCTCTTGCA ATGGCAGGGCTTTCTGTTGTGGGTCGAGACCgttatggtgttttcccatTAAGAGGTAAATTGCTCAATGTAAGAGAAGCCAGCTCTAATCAGGTAAGGGACAACGAGGAAATCAAGAACATCAAGAGAATACTGGGGCTGCAGCAAGATAAGGAATACACCAACGTCAAGTCTTTGAGATATGGTCATCTGATGATAATGACCGATCAG GATCATGATGGGTCCCATATCAAGGGTCTGTTGATCAATTTCATTCATTCTTTCTGGCCATCTCTACTAAAGGTTCCATCCTTCTTAGTTGAGTTTATAACACCTATTGTGAAG GCAACTCACAAGAATGGGAAAGAACTAGCATTTTATACCATGCCACAGTATGAGTCATGGAGGGAAAGTTTGAGAGGAAATGCTAGTGGATGGTCCATCAAGTACTATAAG GGGTTGGGAACAAGCACATCAAAGGAAGGAAGGGAGTATTTCCAGAGTCTGGATAAGCACAGGAAAGATTTTCTTTGGGTAGATGACCAGGATGGGGCAGCAATTGAGCTTGCATTCAGtaagaagaagatagaagagaggaaaaattggCTTCGGCAATTTGAG CCTGGAACTCACCTTGATCAGAAGGAGAAGCTAATAAAATACAGTGACTTTGTTCACAAGGAACTTATATTGTTTTCCGTGGCGGACCTGCAAAGATCTATCCCTTCAATGGTTGATGGTCTGAAGCCTGGTCAAAGGAAGATTCTATTCTGTTCTTTCAAAAGGAACTTTTTTAAAGAAGCAAAGGTCGCTCAGTTTTCTGGTTATGTATCTGAGCATTCAGCATACCACCATGGAGAGCAAAGTCTTGCCAGTACCATTATTGGAATGGCCCAGGATTATGTGGGTAGTAATAACATTAACCTTCTTCAACCAAATGGCCAGTTCGGTACTCGTAACCTG GGTGGCAAAGATCATGCAAGTGCTCGTTACATATTTACTCGACTTTCACCAATTACAAGGTTCCTTTTCCCAAAGGATGATGACAAGCTTCTTGACTACTTGAATGAGGATGGACAAACCATTGAACCGActtg GTATGTGCCAATTATTCCAACGGTTCTTGTCAATGGTAGTGAAGGTATTGGGACAGGGTGGAGTTCATACATTCCTAATTATAACCCAAGAGACATTGTTGCAAACATAAGGCGTTTGCTTAATGGTCATTCAATGGTTCCCATGGATCCATGGTATCGAGGATTTAAAGGAACTATCGAGAAAACTGTAAAGGAAGCTGGAGTAAGCTACACCATAAGTGGAATATTGGAGGAAGTCAATGAGACAACAATCAGGATAACTGAGCTGCCAATTCGTAAGTGGACTCAAGATTATAAGGAATTTCTTGAATCTATCTCTCAAGGGAACGACAAGGCCAAGGATCCTTTTATTGAG GGTTTTACACAGCATAGTGATCATATTACTGTAGATATCCTTGTCCACATGCCAGAAGAGAACCTGGTGGCAGCCAAGCAAGAGGGTTTGCTAAAGAAATTTAAACTGACAACTACAATAAGCACAAGCAACATGCACCTGTTTGATGCAAAAGGCGTGATTAAGAAATATGACACTCCAGAACAAA TTCTTGAGGAATTTTTCCACCTAAGACTTGAATTTTATGAGAAAAGAAAG CAAGTACTACTCGATAACCTTGAAATGGAGTTGTTGAAATTGGAAAACAAGGTTAGATTCATCCTTGGGGTTGTAAATGGAGAGATCATTGTGAGCAATAGGAAGAGAGCTGATCTGTTCCTTGAGCTTCAACAGAAAGGTTTCACTCCTTTTCCAAAGAAAGCTAAATCTGTTGAGCCAGAGGTTGCTGGAGCCACTGATTATACAGAAGAAACAGAAGATAATTCAAATCCTGATGGAGTTCGTATTAGTGATTATGAGTATCTACTGTCAATGGCCATTGGAACATTGACCCTTGAAAAGGTTCAGGCTCTATGTGCTGAAAGGGACAAGCTTAATGGGGAGGTTGATGATCTGAGAAAAGCAACTCCAAAATCACTGTGGGAGAAAGATCTTGATGCTCTTGACAAGGAATTGGAT GAGCTAGACAAAAATGATGCTCAAGCAGAGGATGCAAGAAAGAAACTGAAAAGCCAACTTAACCCCGCAGCCGTCACTAAATTTGCTAAAGCTCCCAAAAACCCTCGCAAGTATAATAAGAAGGCCAACAATGCAGAAGCTGTTGTAGAAATGATGGAGACAACTTCTAGTTCCACAATGGAAATGG AGAAAGCTCCTGAGGTAGTGAAACCAAAAGGCCGAGCTGTTTCAAGGAAAGCTCCTACTAAGAAG GAAAAACCTGCAGTGATTCtggatgatgacgatgatgatgatgaagtacTCGAACTGAAAGAACGACTTGCTGCCTACAATCTCGAGTCATCTCCTGATCGACCAGCAG ACATGGAAAGTGAAGCACCACAAGTTCCGGTTCAGAAGAAAGAACCTACCAAAAGGGCTGCTGCACAAAAGAAAGCCTCGGTGAATCTAACAACAATTtctgatgatgaagatgagaaCTTCGATGAAGACTTCGAGCTAGAAACAGGAGCAGCAGCCAAGAAGAAGGGAGGAAGAAAAGCTGCTGCAAATACCAAGGCATCCAAGCCCAATGCAGCAGCAGCAAAGAGAGGTGCAGCTAACAAGCAGCCTCGGACATTGGGCCAGAGGCTTGTAACTGAGATGTTAAAGCCTGCTGAAACTAGTGGAATTTCACCAGAGAAGAAAGTGAGGAAGATGAGGGCTTCCCCATTCAACAAGAAAAGCAGTTCTATGCTTGGCAGAGTTGCTAATGAAGATGACGAGGCAACAGGAAGTGAAGACATGTCAGTATCTCCTCCACCTACATTTGATGATACTGAAGAAGGAATGGAAGTCCCGGCAACAAGAGCTAGACCCCAGAGAGCTAACCGCACGCAGGCAAGGTATGTAGTGAGTGACTCGGAGAGTGAGGTGGGTACTGAAGATTCTGACTTCGATGAAAATGAGGAATGA
- the LOC107417559 gene encoding DNA topoisomerase 2 isoform X1 — translation MAVDKKRPLQSSNNVNMAPPPLATTGGGNGPAKTIEEMYQKKSQLEHILLRPDTYIGSIEKHTQTLWVYQNDEMVHRSVTYVPGLYKIFDEILVNAADNKQRDPSMDSLKVIIDVEQNCISVYNNGDGVPVEIHQEEKVYVPELIFGHLLTSSNYDDTVKKTTGGRNGYGAKLTNIFSTEFLIETADGKRQKKYKQVFSDNMGKKSEPVITKCKEGENWTKVTFKPDLGKFNMTHLEDDVVALMKKRVIDMAGCLGKTVKVELNGRRVPVKTFLDYVDLYLQSARKSRDVTLPRITERVNDRWEICVSLSDGQFQQVSFVNSIATIKGGTHVDYITNQITNHVMNVVNKKNKNANVKAHNVKNYLWVFVSALIDNPAFDSQTKETLTIRPSSFGSKCELPPEFLKKVAKSGIVDSLLSWANFKNNKDLKKTDGTKTERVHNINKLEDANEAGGRNSDKCTLILTEGDSAKALAMAGLSVVGRDRYGVFPLRGKLLNVREASSNQVRDNEEIKNIKRILGLQQDKEYTNVKSLRYGHLMIMTDQDHDGSHIKGLLINFIHSFWPSLLKVPSFLVEFITPIVKATHKNGKELAFYTMPQYESWRESLRGNASGWSIKYYKGLGTSTSKEGREYFQSLDKHRKDFLWVDDQDGAAIELAFSKKKIEERKNWLRQFEPGTHLDQKEKLIKYSDFVHKELILFSVADLQRSIPSMVDGLKPGQRKILFCSFKRNFFKEAKVAQFSGYVSEHSAYHHGEQSLASTIIGMAQDYVGSNNINLLQPNGQFGTRNLGGKDHASARYIFTRLSPITRFLFPKDDDKLLDYLNEDGQTIEPTWYVPIIPTVLVNGSEGIGTGWSSYIPNYNPRDIVANIRRLLNGHSMVPMDPWYRGFKGTIEKTVKEAGVSYTISGILEEVNETTIRITELPIRKWTQDYKEFLESISQGNDKAKDPFIEGFTQHSDHITVDILVHMPEENLVAAKQEGLLKKFKLTTTISTSNMHLFDAKGVIKKYDTPEQILEEFFHLRLEFYEKRKQVLLDNLEMELLKLENKVRFILGVVNGEIIVSNRKRADLFLELQQKGFTPFPKKAKSVEPEVAGATDYTEETEDNSNPDGVRISDYEYLLSMAIGTLTLEKVQALCAERDKLNGEVDDLRKATPKSLWEKDLDALDKELDELDKNDAQAEDARKKLKSQLNPAAVTKFAKAPKNPRKYNKKANNAEAVVEMMETTSSSTMEMEKAPEVVKPKGRAVSRKAPTKKQEKPAVILDDDDDDDEVLELKERLAAYNLESSPDRPADMESEAPQVPVQKKEPTKRAAAQKKASVNLTTISDDEDENFDEDFELETGAAAKKKGGRKAAANTKASKPNAAAAKRGAANKQPRTLGQRLVTEMLKPAETSGISPEKKVRKMRASPFNKKSSSMLGRVANEDDEATGSEDMSVSPPPTFDDTEEGMEVPATRARPQRANRTQARYVVSDSESEVGTEDSDFDENEE, via the exons ATGGCCGTCGACAAGAAACGTCCGCTGCAGAGCAGCAACAACGTCAACATGGCCCCACCACCACTGGCCACCACCGGAGGAGGAAATGGACCAGCCAAAACCATCGAGGAAATGTACCAGAAGAAGAGCCAGCTGGAGCATATCCTGCTCCGACCCGATACCTACATCGGATCCATCGAGAAACACACCCAGACTCTCTGGGTCTACCAAAACGACGAGATGGTCCACCGTTCCGTCACCTACGTCCCTGGTCTCTACAAGATCTTCGACGAGATCTTGGTCAACGCCGCCGATAACAAGCAGAGAGATCCTTCTATGGACTCCCTCAAGGTCATCATCGACGTGGAGCAGAACTGTATCAGCGTCTACAACAATGGTGATGGGGTTCCGGTGGAGATCCACCAGGAGGAAAAGGTTTATGTCCCGGAGTTGATCTTCGGGCACCTTTTGACGAGTAGTAATTACGATGATACGGTAAAGAAAACTACTGGTGGAAGGAATGGGTACGGTGCGAAGCTCACGAATATTTTCTCGACGGAGTTTCTGATCGAGACCGCTGATGGAAAGCGCCAGAAGAAGTATAAGCAG GTGTTCTCTGATAACATGGGGAAGAAATCGGAGCCGGTGATCACCAAGTGCAAGGAGGGTGAGAACTGGACCAAAGTGACGTTTAAGCCTGATTTAGGGAAATTTAACATGACCCACCTTGAAGATGATGTGGTTGCTCTGATGAAGAAGAGAGTGATTGACATGGCTGGATGTCTTGGAAAGACTGTGAAGGTCGAACTGAATGGACGTCGAGTGCCTGTTAAGACATTTCTTGACTATGTTGACCTTTACTTACAGTCTGCTCGTAAATCTAGAGATGTTACTCTCCCAAG GATTACAGAGAGGGTTAATGACAGATGGGAGATTTGTGTAAGTCTTAGTGATGGGCAGTTTCAACAG GTTAGCTTTGTAAATTCGATTGCCACAATTAAAGGTGGCACACATGTTGACTACATTACAAATCAGATCACAAACCATGTTATGAATGTTGTGAATAAGAAGAACAAGAATGCCAACGTCAAAGCTCATAATGTGAAGAACTATCTTTGGGTTTTTGTCAGTGCCCTTATTGACAACCCTGCTTTTGATTCTCAAACTAAAGAAACTCTGACTATTCGCCCAAGCAGTTTTGGTTCGAAATGTGAACTTCCACCAGAATTCTTAAAGAAAG TTGCAAAGTCTGGAATCGTGGATAGTCTTCTATCATGGGCGAATTTCAAGAATAATAAGGATCTAAAGAAGACAGATGGAACAAAAACAGAGAGGGTGCATAATATCAATAAGCTTGAGGATGCCAATGAAGCTGGGGGGAGGAATTCTGATAAATGCACCTTGATATTGACAGAAGGAGATTCAGCCAAGGCTCTTGCA ATGGCAGGGCTTTCTGTTGTGGGTCGAGACCgttatggtgttttcccatTAAGAGGTAAATTGCTCAATGTAAGAGAAGCCAGCTCTAATCAGGTAAGGGACAACGAGGAAATCAAGAACATCAAGAGAATACTGGGGCTGCAGCAAGATAAGGAATACACCAACGTCAAGTCTTTGAGATATGGTCATCTGATGATAATGACCGATCAG GATCATGATGGGTCCCATATCAAGGGTCTGTTGATCAATTTCATTCATTCTTTCTGGCCATCTCTACTAAAGGTTCCATCCTTCTTAGTTGAGTTTATAACACCTATTGTGAAG GCAACTCACAAGAATGGGAAAGAACTAGCATTTTATACCATGCCACAGTATGAGTCATGGAGGGAAAGTTTGAGAGGAAATGCTAGTGGATGGTCCATCAAGTACTATAAG GGGTTGGGAACAAGCACATCAAAGGAAGGAAGGGAGTATTTCCAGAGTCTGGATAAGCACAGGAAAGATTTTCTTTGGGTAGATGACCAGGATGGGGCAGCAATTGAGCTTGCATTCAGtaagaagaagatagaagagaggaaaaattggCTTCGGCAATTTGAG CCTGGAACTCACCTTGATCAGAAGGAGAAGCTAATAAAATACAGTGACTTTGTTCACAAGGAACTTATATTGTTTTCCGTGGCGGACCTGCAAAGATCTATCCCTTCAATGGTTGATGGTCTGAAGCCTGGTCAAAGGAAGATTCTATTCTGTTCTTTCAAAAGGAACTTTTTTAAAGAAGCAAAGGTCGCTCAGTTTTCTGGTTATGTATCTGAGCATTCAGCATACCACCATGGAGAGCAAAGTCTTGCCAGTACCATTATTGGAATGGCCCAGGATTATGTGGGTAGTAATAACATTAACCTTCTTCAACCAAATGGCCAGTTCGGTACTCGTAACCTG GGTGGCAAAGATCATGCAAGTGCTCGTTACATATTTACTCGACTTTCACCAATTACAAGGTTCCTTTTCCCAAAGGATGATGACAAGCTTCTTGACTACTTGAATGAGGATGGACAAACCATTGAACCGActtg GTATGTGCCAATTATTCCAACGGTTCTTGTCAATGGTAGTGAAGGTATTGGGACAGGGTGGAGTTCATACATTCCTAATTATAACCCAAGAGACATTGTTGCAAACATAAGGCGTTTGCTTAATGGTCATTCAATGGTTCCCATGGATCCATGGTATCGAGGATTTAAAGGAACTATCGAGAAAACTGTAAAGGAAGCTGGAGTAAGCTACACCATAAGTGGAATATTGGAGGAAGTCAATGAGACAACAATCAGGATAACTGAGCTGCCAATTCGTAAGTGGACTCAAGATTATAAGGAATTTCTTGAATCTATCTCTCAAGGGAACGACAAGGCCAAGGATCCTTTTATTGAG GGTTTTACACAGCATAGTGATCATATTACTGTAGATATCCTTGTCCACATGCCAGAAGAGAACCTGGTGGCAGCCAAGCAAGAGGGTTTGCTAAAGAAATTTAAACTGACAACTACAATAAGCACAAGCAACATGCACCTGTTTGATGCAAAAGGCGTGATTAAGAAATATGACACTCCAGAACAAA TTCTTGAGGAATTTTTCCACCTAAGACTTGAATTTTATGAGAAAAGAAAG CAAGTACTACTCGATAACCTTGAAATGGAGTTGTTGAAATTGGAAAACAAGGTTAGATTCATCCTTGGGGTTGTAAATGGAGAGATCATTGTGAGCAATAGGAAGAGAGCTGATCTGTTCCTTGAGCTTCAACAGAAAGGTTTCACTCCTTTTCCAAAGAAAGCTAAATCTGTTGAGCCAGAGGTTGCTGGAGCCACTGATTATACAGAAGAAACAGAAGATAATTCAAATCCTGATGGAGTTCGTATTAGTGATTATGAGTATCTACTGTCAATGGCCATTGGAACATTGACCCTTGAAAAGGTTCAGGCTCTATGTGCTGAAAGGGACAAGCTTAATGGGGAGGTTGATGATCTGAGAAAAGCAACTCCAAAATCACTGTGGGAGAAAGATCTTGATGCTCTTGACAAGGAATTGGAT GAGCTAGACAAAAATGATGCTCAAGCAGAGGATGCAAGAAAGAAACTGAAAAGCCAACTTAACCCCGCAGCCGTCACTAAATTTGCTAAAGCTCCCAAAAACCCTCGCAAGTATAATAAGAAGGCCAACAATGCAGAAGCTGTTGTAGAAATGATGGAGACAACTTCTAGTTCCACAATGGAAATGG AGAAAGCTCCTGAGGTAGTGAAACCAAAAGGCCGAGCTGTTTCAAGGAAAGCTCCTACTAAGAAG CAGGAAAAACCTGCAGTGATTCtggatgatgacgatgatgatgatgaagtacTCGAACTGAAAGAACGACTTGCTGCCTACAATCTCGAGTCATCTCCTGATCGACCAGCAG ACATGGAAAGTGAAGCACCACAAGTTCCGGTTCAGAAGAAAGAACCTACCAAAAGGGCTGCTGCACAAAAGAAAGCCTCGGTGAATCTAACAACAATTtctgatgatgaagatgagaaCTTCGATGAAGACTTCGAGCTAGAAACAGGAGCAGCAGCCAAGAAGAAGGGAGGAAGAAAAGCTGCTGCAAATACCAAGGCATCCAAGCCCAATGCAGCAGCAGCAAAGAGAGGTGCAGCTAACAAGCAGCCTCGGACATTGGGCCAGAGGCTTGTAACTGAGATGTTAAAGCCTGCTGAAACTAGTGGAATTTCACCAGAGAAGAAAGTGAGGAAGATGAGGGCTTCCCCATTCAACAAGAAAAGCAGTTCTATGCTTGGCAGAGTTGCTAATGAAGATGACGAGGCAACAGGAAGTGAAGACATGTCAGTATCTCCTCCACCTACATTTGATGATACTGAAGAAGGAATGGAAGTCCCGGCAACAAGAGCTAGACCCCAGAGAGCTAACCGCACGCAGGCAAGGTATGTAGTGAGTGACTCGGAGAGTGAGGTGGGTACTGAAGATTCTGACTTCGATGAAAATGAGGAATGA